A part of Candidatus Margulisiibacteriota bacterium genomic DNA contains:
- the glyQ gene encoding glycine--tRNA ligase subunit alpha encodes MNFQNIILTLQKFWADQGCILQQPYDIEKGAGTMNPATFLRVLGPEPYNVAYVEPSRRPTDGRYGENPNRLQHYFQFQVILKPSPLNVQDLYKKSLEAIGVDLTEHDLRFVEDNWESPTLGAAGLGWEVWLDGMEVTQFTYFQITGGLELDPISVEITYGLERLTMFIQGKDSVYDIDWNDKIKYGDIYLQNEQEQSTYNFEISNIEMLTDMFHKFEQESYRCIEAKLILPAYDYCLKCSHTFNLLDARGAISVTERTNYITKIRHLAKKCATEYLAKREELGFPLLKPHPAK; translated from the coding sequence ATGAATTTTCAAAATATAATTTTAACTTTACAGAAATTTTGGGCTGACCAAGGGTGCATATTACAACAACCTTATGATATAGAAAAAGGAGCGGGGACAATGAATCCTGCTACCTTTCTGAGAGTTCTTGGCCCAGAACCATATAATGTTGCTTACGTTGAACCTTCTCGGAGACCAACTGATGGACGATATGGGGAAAATCCAAATAGATTGCAACATTATTTTCAATTTCAAGTTATTTTGAAGCCTTCACCACTTAACGTCCAAGATTTATACAAAAAAAGCTTAGAAGCAATAGGCGTAGATTTAACTGAGCATGACTTACGTTTTGTGGAAGATAACTGGGAATCTCCTACATTAGGAGCAGCTGGATTAGGCTGGGAAGTATGGCTGGATGGAATGGAAGTTACTCAATTCACTTATTTCCAAATAACAGGAGGACTGGAGCTTGATCCTATATCAGTAGAAATAACTTACGGTTTGGAAAGACTGACTATGTTTATTCAAGGTAAAGACTCTGTCTATGATATTGATTGGAATGACAAAATCAAATATGGCGATATTTATCTGCAGAATGAACAAGAACAAAGTACATACAATTTTGAAATTTCAAATATTGAAATGCTCACAGACATGTTTCACAAATTCGAACAAGAATCTTACCGTTGCATAGAAGCAAAACTTATCTTACCAGCTTATGATTATTGCCTAAAATGTTCGCATACTTTTAATTTACTCGATGCCAGAGGTGCAATAAGTGTTACAGAAAGAACTAACTATATTACAAAGATAAGACATTTAGCTAAAAAATGTGCCACAGAATATTTAGCTAAACGAGAAGAGTTAGGATTTCCTCTTTTAAAACCTCACCCGGCGAAATAG
- a CDS encoding prepilin-type N-terminal cleavage/methylation domain-containing protein: MRKIKIYVIRFYHNNIDVIHALGYYVVTMKAINSKQAFTLIEVLISLSILLVLFPLVSNIFYSEIKKYNSYSIESSEVAQIEFAEMYLKKISTTADYLKIIGNTLEIKSNSTIYEVGVKNKKLYTMQTATRYLTTEPMLITNYQFIQVNENYYQIELMTQTNKEYLIQLVRY, from the coding sequence TTGCGTAAAATAAAAATATACGTTATTAGATTCTATCATAATAATATTGACGTAATTCATGCTTTGGGGTATTATGTAGTTACGATGAAAGCCATTAATAGTAAACAAGCCTTTACCTTAATAGAAGTTTTAATATCACTATCTATCTTATTAGTTTTGTTCCCTTTGGTGAGTAATATTTTTTATTCCGAGATTAAGAAATATAACTCTTATTCTATAGAAAGTAGTGAAGTTGCACAGATAGAGTTTGCTGAAATGTACCTTAAAAAGATATCAACAACTGCCGATTATCTGAAAATTATAGGTAATACCTTAGAGATAAAAAGTAACAGTACGATTTATGAAGTTGGTGTTAAAAATAAGAAGCTTTACACGATGCAGACTGCTACAAGATATTTAACAACAGAGCCAATGTTAATAACTAACTATCAGTTTATTCAGGTAAATGAAAATTATTATCAGATAGAATTAATGACACAAACAAATAAAGAATACTTAATACAATTAGTTAGATATTAA